A DNA window from Trichomycterus rosablanca isolate fTriRos1 chromosome 9, fTriRos1.hap1, whole genome shotgun sequence contains the following coding sequences:
- the LOC134320172 gene encoding serine/threonine-protein kinase pim-2-like isoform X3, producing MSPGEIVLEPAAEDDSFSDASLLHSVEIVGAGWTPHIGESLEEELSMFSSYSIHTVAADKSRTSVQRRSSSPSKEDFDRRYRMGELLGKGGCGSVYAGFRRTDGQEVAIKIVLKTTYDEFITIPGEKNSLPKEVALMLMASRPPRCDHVLELLEWFDTPECFVLILERPALCVNLFEYHRDDALPEPLAQIIMRQVVLAARHCQDRGVLHRDLKEENLLVSLDRLEVKLIDFGCGDLLKSSPYRRFSGTMLYVPPEWIKRGRYHGCPATVWGLGILLFVLVCGELPFWNEREITAGRLKFKPGVSEACRHLIRRCLSKNPKKRPSLEKILEHHWFPESLKNYHHSTGLLQEPDPENSS from the exons ATGAGTCCTGGTGAGATTGTACTCGAACCTGCTGCCGAGGACGATTCCTTCTCCGATGCGTCTCTACTGCACAGTG TCGAGATTGTCGGAGCTGGATGGACGCCACATATCGGAGAAAGCCTGGAGGAGGAACTGAGCATGTTCTCCAGCTACTccatccacacag TAGCTGCTGATAAGAGCAGAACTTCAGTCCAGAGGAGGAGCAGCTCTCCTTCTAAAG AGGACTTTGATAGACGGTACAGGATGGGGGAGCTCCTGGGGAAAGGCGGCTGTGGTTCGGTCTACGCAGGATTCCGGAGGACTGATGGACAAGAG GTCGCTATAAAGATCGTCCTGAAGACGACCTACGACGAATTCATCACCATC CCTGGAGAGAAGAACAGCCTCCCAAAAGAGGTGGCGTTAATGCTGATGGCGTCCAGGCCACCTCGCTGTGACCACGTCCTAGAGCTTCTGGAATGGTTCGACACTCCAGAGTGTTTCGTCCTGATCCTGGAGCGACCCGCCCTCTGCGTGAACCTCTTCGAGTACCACAGAGACGACGCCCTTCCTGAACCTCTGGCTCAGATCATCATGCGTCAGGTGGTTCTCGCTGCACGTCACTGCCAGGATCGAGGGGTTCTTCACCGAGACCTCAAGGAGGAGAACCTGCTGGTGTCTTTGGACAGATTAGAAGTGAAGCTCATTGATTTTGGGTGTGGGGACCTGCTCAAGTCGAGCCCCTACAGGAGATTTTCAG GCACCATGTTATACGTTCCACCTGAATGGATCAAGCGAGGTAGGTATCATGGCTGCCCTGCAACAGTCTGGGGTCTGGGCATCTTACTGTTCGTTTTAGTGTGTGGAGAGCTGCCCTTCTGGAACGAGAGGGAGATCACTGCTGGACGCCTGAAGTTCAAACCTGGTGTGTCTGAGG CCTGCCGTCATCTCATCAGGAGGTGCCTGAGCAAGAATCCAAAGAAGCGGCCCAGCCTCGAGAAGATCCTGGAGCACCACTGGTTTCCAGAGAGCCTCAAGAACTAC CACCACAGCACAGGTCTGCTACAAGAACCAGATCCAGAGAATTCCAGCTGA
- the LOC134320172 gene encoding serine/threonine-protein kinase pim-2-like isoform X2, which produces MSPGEIVLEPAAEDDSFSDASLLHSVEIVGAGWTPHIGESLEEELSMFSSYSIHTVAADKSRTSVQRRSSSPSKEDFDRRYRMGELLGKGGCGSVYAGFRRTDGQEVAIKIVLKTTYDEFITIPGEKNSLPKEVALMLMASRPPRCDHVLELLEWFDTPECFVLILERPALCVNLFEYHRDDALPEPLAQIIMRQVVLAARHCQDRGVLHRDLKEENLLVSLDRLEVKLIDFGCGDLLKSSPYRRFSGTMLYVPPEWIKRGRYHGCPATVWGLGILLFVLVCGELPFWNEREITAGRLKFKPGVSEACRHLIRRCLSKNPKKRPSLEKILEHHWFPESLKNYVSPGTCIDLADGSQHHSTGLLQEPDPENSS; this is translated from the exons ATGAGTCCTGGTGAGATTGTACTCGAACCTGCTGCCGAGGACGATTCCTTCTCCGATGCGTCTCTACTGCACAGTG TCGAGATTGTCGGAGCTGGATGGACGCCACATATCGGAGAAAGCCTGGAGGAGGAACTGAGCATGTTCTCCAGCTACTccatccacacag TAGCTGCTGATAAGAGCAGAACTTCAGTCCAGAGGAGGAGCAGCTCTCCTTCTAAAG AGGACTTTGATAGACGGTACAGGATGGGGGAGCTCCTGGGGAAAGGCGGCTGTGGTTCGGTCTACGCAGGATTCCGGAGGACTGATGGACAAGAG GTCGCTATAAAGATCGTCCTGAAGACGACCTACGACGAATTCATCACCATC CCTGGAGAGAAGAACAGCCTCCCAAAAGAGGTGGCGTTAATGCTGATGGCGTCCAGGCCACCTCGCTGTGACCACGTCCTAGAGCTTCTGGAATGGTTCGACACTCCAGAGTGTTTCGTCCTGATCCTGGAGCGACCCGCCCTCTGCGTGAACCTCTTCGAGTACCACAGAGACGACGCCCTTCCTGAACCTCTGGCTCAGATCATCATGCGTCAGGTGGTTCTCGCTGCACGTCACTGCCAGGATCGAGGGGTTCTTCACCGAGACCTCAAGGAGGAGAACCTGCTGGTGTCTTTGGACAGATTAGAAGTGAAGCTCATTGATTTTGGGTGTGGGGACCTGCTCAAGTCGAGCCCCTACAGGAGATTTTCAG GCACCATGTTATACGTTCCACCTGAATGGATCAAGCGAGGTAGGTATCATGGCTGCCCTGCAACAGTCTGGGGTCTGGGCATCTTACTGTTCGTTTTAGTGTGTGGAGAGCTGCCCTTCTGGAACGAGAGGGAGATCACTGCTGGACGCCTGAAGTTCAAACCTGGTGTGTCTGAGG CCTGCCGTCATCTCATCAGGAGGTGCCTGAGCAAGAATCCAAAGAAGCGGCCCAGCCTCGAGAAGATCCTGGAGCACCACTGGTTTCCAGAGAGCCTCAAGAACTACGTAAGTCCAG GCACCTGTATAGATTTAGCAGACGGATCACAG CACCACAGCACAGGTCTGCTACAAGAACCAGATCCAGAGAATTCCAGCTGA
- the LOC134320172 gene encoding serine/threonine-protein kinase pim-2-like isoform X1: MSPGEIVLEPAAEDDSFSDASLLHSVEIVGAGWTPHIGESLEEELSMFSSYSIHTVAADKSRTSVQRRSSSPSKEDFDRRYRMGELLGKGGCGSVYAGFRRTDGQEVAIKIVLKTTYDEFITIPGEKNSLPKEVALMLMASRPPRCDHVLELLEWFDTPECFVLILERPALCVNLFEYHRDDALPEPLAQIIMRQVVLAARHCQDRGVLHRDLKEENLLVSLDRLEVKLIDFGCGDLLKSSPYRRFSGTMLYVPPEWIKRGRYHGCPATVWGLGILLFVLVCGELPFWNEREITAGRLKFKPGVSEACRHLIRRCLSKNPKKRPSLEKILEHHWFPESLKNYVSPGTCIDLADGSQVSISGSDVCFHVMLEEVSRTGGDQRYFVDHLDESVD, translated from the exons ATGAGTCCTGGTGAGATTGTACTCGAACCTGCTGCCGAGGACGATTCCTTCTCCGATGCGTCTCTACTGCACAGTG TCGAGATTGTCGGAGCTGGATGGACGCCACATATCGGAGAAAGCCTGGAGGAGGAACTGAGCATGTTCTCCAGCTACTccatccacacag TAGCTGCTGATAAGAGCAGAACTTCAGTCCAGAGGAGGAGCAGCTCTCCTTCTAAAG AGGACTTTGATAGACGGTACAGGATGGGGGAGCTCCTGGGGAAAGGCGGCTGTGGTTCGGTCTACGCAGGATTCCGGAGGACTGATGGACAAGAG GTCGCTATAAAGATCGTCCTGAAGACGACCTACGACGAATTCATCACCATC CCTGGAGAGAAGAACAGCCTCCCAAAAGAGGTGGCGTTAATGCTGATGGCGTCCAGGCCACCTCGCTGTGACCACGTCCTAGAGCTTCTGGAATGGTTCGACACTCCAGAGTGTTTCGTCCTGATCCTGGAGCGACCCGCCCTCTGCGTGAACCTCTTCGAGTACCACAGAGACGACGCCCTTCCTGAACCTCTGGCTCAGATCATCATGCGTCAGGTGGTTCTCGCTGCACGTCACTGCCAGGATCGAGGGGTTCTTCACCGAGACCTCAAGGAGGAGAACCTGCTGGTGTCTTTGGACAGATTAGAAGTGAAGCTCATTGATTTTGGGTGTGGGGACCTGCTCAAGTCGAGCCCCTACAGGAGATTTTCAG GCACCATGTTATACGTTCCACCTGAATGGATCAAGCGAGGTAGGTATCATGGCTGCCCTGCAACAGTCTGGGGTCTGGGCATCTTACTGTTCGTTTTAGTGTGTGGAGAGCTGCCCTTCTGGAACGAGAGGGAGATCACTGCTGGACGCCTGAAGTTCAAACCTGGTGTGTCTGAGG CCTGCCGTCATCTCATCAGGAGGTGCCTGAGCAAGAATCCAAAGAAGCGGCCCAGCCTCGAGAAGATCCTGGAGCACCACTGGTTTCCAGAGAGCCTCAAGAACTACGTAAGTCCAG GCACCTGTATAGATTTAGCAGACGGATCACAGGTGAGCATATCAGGGTCTGATGTTTGCTTCCATGTAATGTTGGAGGAAGTCAGCAGGACTGGTGGAGATCAGCGATATTTTGTGGATCATCTTGACGAGTCGGTGGACTGA
- the LOC134320172 gene encoding serine/threonine-protein kinase pim-2-like isoform X4 has product MSPGEIVLEPAAEDDSFSDASLLHSVEIVGAGWTPHIGESLEEELSMFSSYSIHTVAADKSRTSVQRRSSSPSKEDFDRRYRMGELLGKGGCGSVYAGFRRTDGQEVAIKIVLKTTYDEFITIPGEKNSLPKEVALMLMASRPPRCDHVLELLEWFDTPECFVLILERPALCVNLFEYHRDDALPEPLAQIIMRQVVLAARHCQDRGVLHRDLKEENLLVSLDRLEVKLIDFGCGDLLKSSPYRRFSGTMLYVPPEWIKRGRYHGCPATVWGLGILLFVLVCGELPFWNEREITAGRLKFKPGVSEACRHLIRRCLSKNPKKRPSLEKILEHHWFPESLKNYAPV; this is encoded by the exons ATGAGTCCTGGTGAGATTGTACTCGAACCTGCTGCCGAGGACGATTCCTTCTCCGATGCGTCTCTACTGCACAGTG TCGAGATTGTCGGAGCTGGATGGACGCCACATATCGGAGAAAGCCTGGAGGAGGAACTGAGCATGTTCTCCAGCTACTccatccacacag TAGCTGCTGATAAGAGCAGAACTTCAGTCCAGAGGAGGAGCAGCTCTCCTTCTAAAG AGGACTTTGATAGACGGTACAGGATGGGGGAGCTCCTGGGGAAAGGCGGCTGTGGTTCGGTCTACGCAGGATTCCGGAGGACTGATGGACAAGAG GTCGCTATAAAGATCGTCCTGAAGACGACCTACGACGAATTCATCACCATC CCTGGAGAGAAGAACAGCCTCCCAAAAGAGGTGGCGTTAATGCTGATGGCGTCCAGGCCACCTCGCTGTGACCACGTCCTAGAGCTTCTGGAATGGTTCGACACTCCAGAGTGTTTCGTCCTGATCCTGGAGCGACCCGCCCTCTGCGTGAACCTCTTCGAGTACCACAGAGACGACGCCCTTCCTGAACCTCTGGCTCAGATCATCATGCGTCAGGTGGTTCTCGCTGCACGTCACTGCCAGGATCGAGGGGTTCTTCACCGAGACCTCAAGGAGGAGAACCTGCTGGTGTCTTTGGACAGATTAGAAGTGAAGCTCATTGATTTTGGGTGTGGGGACCTGCTCAAGTCGAGCCCCTACAGGAGATTTTCAG GCACCATGTTATACGTTCCACCTGAATGGATCAAGCGAGGTAGGTATCATGGCTGCCCTGCAACAGTCTGGGGTCTGGGCATCTTACTGTTCGTTTTAGTGTGTGGAGAGCTGCCCTTCTGGAACGAGAGGGAGATCACTGCTGGACGCCTGAAGTTCAAACCTGGTGTGTCTGAGG CCTGCCGTCATCTCATCAGGAGGTGCCTGAGCAAGAATCCAAAGAAGCGGCCCAGCCTCGAGAAGATCCTGGAGCACCACTGGTTTCCAGAGAGCCTCAAGAACTAC GCACCTGTATAG